Below is a genomic region from Methanobacterium sp..
TTTAAAGATATCATTGGAGCAGCCGTTGGAGTTGATAAATCTGGAATGTTCACTGGTGACGGTACTGGAAACTCCATAGTCGGTATCAACAACACAGTTACCAACGTTTCAAAAGGGTATGTAAACCTTTATTCCACAGGCCAGAACCTGAATTTCACCATGGACTCATCATATCCAGCAACCGTACCTGGAGAAGCAAACATCTCAGTCTCAAGCAATGTTTCTTCTTCAGCCATCAAAACTGGCGATAAAACTACCTACACCATAACCGTTAAAAACAACGGAAACAGCAGCGCAACCAACGTTAAAGTAAGCGACATCTTAAAAACTGATTTCTACTCAAGTTACGCTACTTATGCATCCGTAGGAACTTACGCTAACGGAGTATGGAACATAGGTAATTTAGGTGCAGGAGATACTGCTTCATTAGTAGTTACTGCAACTGCTTTAAAATCTGGAACAGCTACATCCCAGGCAAAAGTAACTGGAAATAATATAAGCGTATTATCCAACACAATACAAAAAACTATAAATAAGTACATTAAAATGTCTTATTCCAATTCAATCCTCACCAATTCCAAGGTTAAAACCGGTAAATACGTTTACCTAGGAACCACAGTGAAAAACTCTGGAAAAGACAAATCTGGAACTGTTAAAGTTAAAATAACATTACCTAAAGGAATGAAATTGATCTCAGTTAATTATCCATCAGTGTACAATAAAGCCACTAAAACATGGACTTTCACTGTACCTGCAGGAAAATACTACACTTTCAAAGTCAAAGCTCAGGTCACATCCAAAGGAACCAAAAAAGTGACATTCAACGACAACGGTGCAGTCCAGTATAAATACATTACAGGGTACTAACTTTAAAATTAGTCTTCTATTAAAAGAAGACTAATTCTATTTTATTTTTTTAAATTAGCTATTTTAAATATTTTATTTATTAAAGGAGGAGTTTATATTAAATTTAATAAATGGCTGCTGCTACCTCTTATTGTAATCAGCATGATGACCATGAATGTTGCATTCAGTGAACCAGTGTCTGCAGCGACATGGACCATAAATGAAGCAGATATGGGGATGCAGACAAACGAAAACATCCAGAATATTATTAATAATGCAAATCCTGGGGATACAATACTATTTACAGGATCGCAGTATACCCACATCCACCTCTCGATAAACAAACCATTAAATATAGTAAGCAGTACTGGAACACAGCTATATGCGTGTCCCATGGAAGCACCACAGGGATCAGATAATCTTACTGCATTTTCCATTAACAGCGCCGCAGCAGGGACTAACATTTCAGGATTCAAAATAAACAACAATAATCAGGGATACGGTATAAACATCAACGGCACCAGTAACGTGAATATATTAAACAATACAATAGTTTGCAGAGACGGAACAGGAGTCAATGTCTTTGGAAGCAGCAATATAACTGTAAAAAACAATACATTGACGCAATCTCTCTCAGGAATCAAAATATCAAACTCAAGCTTAACCAGTATTTTAAATAATTTGATAACAGCTAACGCTGAAAATGGAATTTTATTTGGAGAAAATGTTTCTAATACAGTTATAAATTATAATAATATTACTCTCAACTTAAATTCAGGAATAAACCTTTTAGAATCATGTAACAATGTTACTATAAAAAACAATGCCATCTCACTAAATAATAAAACTGCAGATACAGGATATGGAATTTATATTAATTCAACAATTTCCGGCCTTAACATCACTGGTAACTTCATCTATGAAAATGGGTATTTAGGTATCTGTGATGATATAGGAGTAAACGAATTAACTGAAACCACCCAGAATATTGAAAATAATTATATAACTGGACATACCTTTAGAGATGTGGTAAGGTACGTAGAAGTAGATGGAAACATTGTAAGAAAAGAAGTATGGCTAAAAGAAAACTGTTTCGGAGGTTTAAAACGATTATGCCCATCGGCACATATTTTAGGTGATGTAATAATGGGCAATATTAGTCAATCATCCCCCGGTATATTCAGCGTTTCCTTTGTTGACAAGGACACAGGATTAACAGCCAATGGTTTAGGTTCATTTTACGTCACATTCTTCTTGAATAAAAATAATGTATCCAAAGGTGCAGCTGATACAGGAGACATCTGGAAAGAAATTCTAGTTGTAAATGGAACAGCAACTGCCAATTTCACTAACTGCACATATAAAGCTACTAACAATAGTATCTTTGTTATATCTCCATATTCCAGCTTTAATACAGCACTGAAAAATTCATTTACAGTTAATGATTCAGACATCCCGACTTTAAAGGCCAATATTTCAGCTACCTCCAGTGTCAGCAAGTCCATTATAAAAAATGGAGATACAATAACTTACAAAATTACAGTTAAAAACAGCGGCAAAAAAAATGCTACAAATGTTAAAGTAAGCAATATTCTTTCCCCTACTTACTATTCCAGTAACGCAAAACCTACACGGGGAACTTACTCCAATGGAGTATGGAACATAGGCAACTTAAATGCAGGTGAAACACTTACATTATCCATAACTGCCCAGGCTAAGCTATCAGGAATAACAAAATCCCAGGCAAAAATAACTGGAAACAACACAAACTCAGTATATTCAAACGCAGTACAGACAACCATAAATAAGTACATTAAAATGTCTTATTCCAATTCAATCCTCACCAATTCCAAGGTTAAAACCGGTAAATACGTTTACCTAGGAACCACAGTGAAAAACTCTGGAAAAGACAAATCTGGAACTGTTAAAGTTAAAATAACATTACCTAAAGGAATGAAACTGATTGCAGTTAATTATCCATCAGTGTACAATAAAGCCA
It encodes:
- a CDS encoding right-handed parallel beta-helix repeat-containing protein, whose protein sequence is MVLAIVSTGSVMADPVSAATLPVTAGSTSAQIQAIIDDAHSGDTISFAPGTYNDIKLNINKTLNLIGNGAIIKGINESDTVIFKITAEGDADGSGSTVQGFEFCLLNNNVTSGSKLVSTGYAIQLDKVSNVVVKNVTSHDGKAAVYNTNAVNTLIENCTFDDKYLKTYAVHIMGGDNITVRNSKIIGAMDGMSIASGATNVYVDNNTFLNNDYCAFFGGGVSNITFINNIFNGFNEGLGIEKASNLTYVINNTFTNGLGDAIYIQNSYAHGPMSIISNIEIIGNTFKDIIGAAVGVDKSGMFTGDGTGNSIVGINNTVTNVSKGYVNLYSTGQNLNFTMDSSYPATVPGEANISVSSNVSSSAIKTGDKTTYTITVKNNGNSSATNVKVSDILKTDFYSSYATYASVGTYANGVWNIGNLGAGDTASLVVTATALKSGTATSQAKVTGNNISVLSNTIQKTINKYIKMSYSNSILTNSKVKTGKYVYLGTTVKNSGKDKSGTVKVKITLPKGMKLISVNYPSVYNKATKTWTFTVPAGKYYTFKVKAQVTSKGTKKVTFNDNGAVQYKYITGY
- a CDS encoding right-handed parallel beta-helix repeat-containing protein, encoding MNVAFSEPVSAATWTINEADMGMQTNENIQNIINNANPGDTILFTGSQYTHIHLSINKPLNIVSSTGTQLYACPMEAPQGSDNLTAFSINSAAAGTNISGFKINNNNQGYGININGTSNVNILNNTIVCRDGTGVNVFGSSNITVKNNTLTQSLSGIKISNSSLTSILNNLITANAENGILFGENVSNTVINYNNITLNLNSGINLLESCNNVTIKNNAISLNNKTADTGYGIYINSTISGLNITGNFIYENGYLGICDDIGVNELTETTQNIENNYITGHTFRDVVRYVEVDGNIVRKEVWLKENCFGGLKRLCPSAHILGDVIMGNISQSSPGIFSVSFVDKDTGLTANGLGSFYVTFFLNKNNVSKGAADTGDIWKEILVVNGTATANFTNCTYKATNNSIFVISPYSSFNTALKNSFTVNDSDIPTLKANISATSSVSKSIIKNGDTITYKITVKNSGKKNATNVKVSNILSPTYYSSNAKPTRGTYSNGVWNIGNLNAGETLTLSITAQAKLSGITKSQAKITGNNTNSVYSNAVQTTINKYIKMSYSNSILTNSKVKTGKYVYLGTTVKNSGKDKSGTVKVKITLPKGMKLIAVNYPSVYNKATKTWTFTVPAGKYYTFKVKAQVTSKGTKKITFNDNGKIQYKYVVGY